The Methanofollis sp. genome includes the window GAGCGATAGCGAGCTTGAGAAAACGGGAAAATCGAAGATTTTCTTGTTCTGGCAAACCTCTGATTTGCCGTTGACCGTAGGTCTTCGAGCGGTCGGCCCCCCGCAGAGATGGCCATCCAGAGGATTTCTACAAACCCATACATTGGGATTTTTTACGCCTTCGCTGCCTTTGCCGGCAGGGTTTCCGGGGCGACACTCATTTGCAGAACTCCTATATAGTGCCAGATACTATTCACCTGTGGAGGGATCGATTGTCTGATATTCGTCTCCGCTACACCGTTCTTATGGAGCAGAATGAAGACGGAGGGTACACCGTAACGGTCCCCTCCCTCCCGGGTTGCATCAGCGAGGGGTCTACCTGGGAAGAGGCGCTGGCACATATTGAAGAAGCAATCTCGGGGTATATCGAGGTCGCCAGAAAGTTAGGGAAGCCCATTCCTGTTGAGGTATCTGTACCCCTGAATACGAGCAACGCAGCATGAAGCTCCCGAGAGCAACGGGGGAGAAAGTGGTCCGGGCCTTGAAGCGAGCGGGCTTTGAGGAGGTCGGCATGCGGGGCAGCCACCAGTACCTCCACCATCCAGAGCGTGGTATCATCGTCACCGTTCCTGTCCACTCTGGAAAGACGCTTGCTCCAAAGACGCTTCAGGCAATTCTCTTTCAGGCGGGGATCTCTCCTGACGAATTTTTATCTCTTTTGTAGCAGGTTGCCCCTCTATCGCCGGTTTCGTGAAGAAGTGATGGTGGTGGGGAAGCCGGCCGCTTCGCCATCGGTGTCGACGAGAGGCGGGTCGGTGGTGTGGCGGTTGCCGAAGCCGTCGATGAAGCTGTTTGTCTCTTCATCGTCGAGCAGGTCGTCCCCTTCCAGGCCGTTCCCTTCCAGGTCGTCGTTGTTCAGGGTCGCGGTGAGGGAGGTCGTCCGGTCTTTCTCGATTGTTACGGTGGCGGTGAACGGAGCGTAGCCATCCTTGAGGACTTTCACCTGCCGGGTGCCGATGCGGATATCGGGTACGGTGAGACTGCCCGTGGTCTCTGAGGTGGTTCCGTACTCGGCACCGTCGATGAAGACCCGGGCGCCCGGCGGGGAGGAGGTCGATCAGCGCCTACGAACCTCTCCCGGTATCTTCTTTGAGGAGATCCGTGGACCAATCTCCCGGAATAAAAAAATAAAAAACGTTTCAGGCCGTTTTCCCGGCCTTCCTGCAGACGACGTCGAGGATGCCGTTGTTGACCGAGTACGAACTCCCTTCCCCGTCGATCTCGGCCTCGAAGTCGATCGTCTCCGTCGCATCGCCGACCGTCAACGTCACCTCGCGGGGCCCGAACTCGGCCGCGATCTCTGCCTCCGGCGGGACCTCTGCCGTGACATAGACACAGTCCTCGCCCTCGACCACCTCGTAGTCGATGCCGTCGTCGTCCTCGGGCATCTCCTCCTCCCGGTGCGGCACCCCACCGCCGGCGATGATCGTGCACCCGATGATCCGCGGCGGTTCGCCGTTCTCGCCCGTCATCTCGCCGAGGATCTTTGCCAGGCTCTTGAAAATTTCGTCATAAGGGTTGTTCGGCATAGGAAACACGCAGCATATACTCTTTCCCGTTCTGTTCCACGATCCCTTTTCCGATCAGATCTTCGAGCATCGCTTCCACCGGTTCGGCTTCGAGACCGGTGTACTCTTCGAGGTCCTGCAGGGTGAGGGTGCAGTGGGCAAGGGCCAGCACCAGGTCCATCTCGGTCTCGTTCGAGAGGATCTCCCTGCTGTACTTCACCACATCATTCATCTTGACCTCGATGTCCCGCTCGATCTCTTCGAGGTTTGCGATGAGATTGTCCCGCGTGCGGAGCATCCTGGTGAGCATGAAGAGCGCGGTGAGATATTTCGCCCCCCTGCTCTCTCCCGGCCGGGGGAAAGGGGCCGTCTCGTTCCCCTCAAGCCTCACATCGACCCTGATCTCGCGTACCAGACAATAATACTTCCGCCGGCGGTCGTCGTGGAACGAAGAGAGGATCTCCTCCTGCTCCATCATCTGCAGGTGTTCGATCACCGCCTTCGGCGAGATCATCAGTTTGTCCGAGATCTCGGTGACAAAGCAGGGCTTCAGCCTGAGAAGATCGATGATCCGCCTCCTGTTCCTGTTCCCGAGGATATCAAGGAGGCGGGAGACTTCACCGTTATCGAGCATCCTTACCAGATGTTAGTGTTCATAAAATATAAATGGGGATGATATCAGCTCATCAGCCGGTAGTTCGGGGCCTCGTCGGTGATGAGGATGTTGTGCGGGTGGGACTCGCCCATGCCGGCCGCGGTGATCCTGACAAACATCCCCT containing:
- a CDS encoding type II toxin-antitoxin system HicB family antitoxin, giving the protein MSDIRLRYTVLMEQNEDGGYTVTVPSLPGCISEGSTWEEALAHIEEAISGYIEVARKLGKPIPVEVSVPLNTSNAA
- a CDS encoding type II toxin-antitoxin system HicA family toxin codes for the protein MKLPRATGEKVVRALKRAGFEEVGMRGSHQYLHHPERGIIVTVPVHSGKTLAPKTLQAILFQAGISPDEFLSLL
- a CDS encoding CS domain-containing protein; the encoded protein is MPNNPYDEIFKSLAKILGEMTGENGEPPRIIGCTIIAGGGVPHREEEMPEDDDGIDYEVVEGEDCVYVTAEVPPEAEIAAEFGPREVTLTVGDATETIDFEAEIDGEGSSYSVNNGILDVVCRKAGKTA
- a CDS encoding ArsR family transcriptional regulator, yielding MLDNGEVSRLLDILGNRNRRRIIDLLRLKPCFVTEISDKLMISPKAVIEHLQMMEQEEILSSFHDDRRRKYYCLVREIRVDVRLEGNETAPFPRPGESRGAKYLTALFMLTRMLRTRDNLIANLEEIERDIEVKMNDVVKYSREILSNETEMDLVLALAHCTLTLQDLEEYTGLEAEPVEAMLEDLIGKGIVEQNGKEYMLRVSYAEQPL